AGCCTGCGGTCGAGTGACAAGCCAGTGACAGCCGCGCGAACACCGGAAAATGGGTCGAGTGAAACGACCGGCCAGTCACTGCCGAACGCAACGACCGCGCCGGCGTCGATGAGTGAGCGAAACGCATAGCTCGTCTTGCAGCGGTCGACACCGATGGCCTTTTCCGCATATCGGGCGTCATCGGCTTTGTGAAGCGGTTGCATCGAAGCGACCACACCGTACGCCGCAAATTCCGGGATCGACTCCGGCAACAGATGCTGGGCATGTTCTATTCGGGGCATCGGTGGCGGCCCGCCGACCGAGCCCGTGTCTCGAACCTGTCGCAGTGCGGTCGAATAGGTCCGGAGGATGGCCGCATTGGCTTCGTCACCAATGGCATGAATGGCCGGCGCGAACGAATGTCTCATGATCTCGACGCATGCGCTGGTGAGCGCCGCGGAATCACCGAGGGCGATCACGAGTCCGCGCCAGTCCGGTCGCTCCGCGGAATTATCGGCGTACGGCGATTTCATGAATGCGGTTCGCGATCCGAGCGAGCCATCGGCATATGCCTTGAAACCAGCCACTCGCACCCAATCGTCGTTTCGGTGCGCCTTCGCACGACCGATGAAATCCTGCCATTGATCCTCGCTGATGTACTGACGTATTCGCAGCGTCAGGGCGCCACGCTCCCGCGCCCGGTCGAATACCGCCAGGTGCGAAAACCCTGACATCGTGTGCACGCAGGTGATGCCGTGCTCGTTTGCGTGTTTCATGGCGGCAACGAGCCCCGCATCCAGCTCGGTGTCAGTGAGTTCCGGAATCTGGCGCCGCACCAATTCGATTGCTGTGTCTTTCAGAATGCCTGTTGGCTCGCCGGTCGCCGGGTCTCGTTCGATCTGTCCGCCCGGTGGATCCTCAGGGCCGTGCAGGTCGATGCCCGCCTTATCCAGCGCGATGCGATTGGCCAGCGCTGCGTGGCCGTCCATTCGAGAAAGCAGCGCGGGGTTGTCCGGCGTGACTGCGTCAATCCACTCCTTATTGGGTTGGGTCGGGTCCGGCCAGCTTTCGGTTGACCAGCGCCCACCCTGAATCCATCGGCCCGGGGGCGTTTCGGTCGCGCGCCGTCTGACCGCCTCGATAAAGGCTGGCCGATCAGGTACGTCACGCAGGTTGAGCCTGGACAGTTGAAGGCCGCCGTCGATCAGATGAAGGTGCGAATCAATGAGGCCGGGAATCACGATCCGGCCGCCTGCATCGATGATCCGCGCTCCCTGCCGCGTTTTGGAGCGGGCGGAAGATTCGTCGCCGACATGGATGAAGACGCCTTCGCGGACAAGCATTGCAGTGGCGGACTTTTGCAATTCGTCGGCGGTCCAGATTCTTGCGTTGATGACCAGCAAATCACCGTCCGGGTCTGCGATAGCTCCGCTCTCAGGGTGGTAATCCGGGCGCGGCGAACAGCCGCTCGGCATGATTAGACCGACAAGTGTGATGATTGCGGCGCGCGAGGGCGTTTTCATTTAAGGAGTCCTCGTGACAGTCGATTTCTCGTTGAGTCTGCGGGGCAGTGTAGCGGTGGATGCTGTCGTTGTGCTACAGTTTTGCGTCTGACCATGAACCGAGGAGTGGATCGGCCGTCGCCTGGCGGATCGGCGATGGACTTCCATCAGCGCGCCGAAACTCCGTACAGCATGTTGGAGCCGTCCAACTGAGCACAGACAACCATATTGTCGAAACTGAGAAGTTGACCAAACGGTACGGCGCGCACCGTGCGCTGGACGAACTGGCGCTTCGAGTGACTGCCGGATCCATGTTCGGTTTTCTTGGTCCCAACGGCGCAGGCAAGACGACCTCTCTGAGAATTCTTGTCGGCCTGCTCCGCGCATCCAGCGGAAAGGCGCGGGTGTTCGGATTGGATGCGTGGCGGGCGTCTACAAAAATTTGCGAGCGCGTCGGATATCTTCCGGGCGACGTGCGGTTTCCGCAGCACATGACCGGTGCGGCCTTTCTCAATTTCTGCAATGCAATGCGCGGCGGACACTGCACCGCGGAGATCGAGCGGCTGCGTGGTCGATTCGAATTGAATCTGAACCGCCGCATCCGGGAGTATTCGCGCGGCATGAAGCAGAAGCTCGGTCTGATCCAGGCAATGATGCACGGGCCCGAACTTCTCATCCTTGACGAGCCGACAACCGGCCTCGATCCGCTCATGCAGCAAGCGCTTTACGACGAGCTGCGCGCGGTGACTTCGCAAGGGCGGACGGTGCTCTTTTCCAGCCATACGCTGAGCGAAGTGGAGGAATTGTGCGATCGCGTGGCCATCATTAGATCGGGTCGATTGATTGAAGATAGTACGATTGACATGCTGAAGGCCCGGGCGTTGCGACATGTGGAATTGCGGCTGAAAGCGGGCGGCAAGTCGGCGGATCTCGTCGCGCCGCCGGGCGGCCTGGGTAAGCTGGTCTGGCGGAATGGCTCAGCGACGGGAACATGGCAGGGCGAAATTCAGCCGCTGCTCAGCTGGCTATCGGCGATCGGGGTTGCCGATGTGACCATTGGGGCGCCCGATCTGGAAGACCTCTTCGCCGCCTATTATCGCGACGATTTGATTCAGTCCCAATGAGATCAGCCCGCCGCGTCCCGGCGCTATGTCGAGAGCGGCCCGGCGATTAGAATATGCGGCATGCTTTCAAAGATTCGCAATCTCAGTGCGCTCTATCGCAGCAAGGGCTTCGCGGCGACGCGAAACTATGTCTGGGAGCGCGTCGCCAGCGCGTGGAACGAACGTCATCTGGGCATCGAAACGACCCGTATCGTCGAAAAAGCCGAGATGAACATCGACAACGCGGAGTTCGCTCATTACATCCCGATGACCTTCGGCAGCCTGCGGCGGTGCCTGGCCCGCGTGACCATTCGGCCGGACGAAGACGTGTTCATCGACTATGGCTGCGGAAAAGGGCGCATCGTGGTCGTGGCGGCCACGATGCCGTTTCGGCGCGTGCTTGGCGTCGAGATCAGCCCGCAGTTGGCAAAGATTGCCGAACGAAACGTCTCATCGGCGGCTCGGCGGCTGGCGTGTCGTGACGTGCGAATCATTGTCCATGACGCGACAACCTACGAAGTCCCGGATGAACTGACTTTTGCGTTTTTCTTCAATCCGTTCACCGAGGGTCTATTCTCACAGGTTCTGGCCCGGTTGCGTGAATCGCTGGACCGTCGTCCTCGCCGGTTCACGCTTATCTACGGAAACGCCAACGACGGCGTCAGGCAACTGCTCCATGCCACGCCGTGGCTCATTCCGCGAGAAGAGTACTTCGACTGGGCAATGCCGGCGACGTGGTCTCGTATGATGATCCTCGAAAACAAGACGAATTGAGCCGACACCCTCTGGCGCGTTCATGAATTTCATTCTCATCAGACGCACGCTCCGCGATTATTTTCCACTTGCCGTCGGCGCGACGGTTCTGCTCTTCGTGTTCGCGGTACTCTTCGTGTTCGCGACGAATTCGATTCCGCTGGAAGAAGGGCGGCAGTGGCTGAAGCTTGAATGGGTTCGCCGATTGGTCAATGCGATGGTTGGCGGTGATTTGGCCGAAGCGCTGACGCCGACGGGCGTATCCAGCTTCATTTTCACCCATCCTCTGACGTGGGTGCTCGTCGTGGGGTTTGTCTTCACCATCTCGACGGGCGTGCTATCCGCCGAAATGGATCGCGGCACGATGGATCTGCTCGCGACTCTGCCGGTTTCGCGAGCCACGTTGTATTCCTCCGTCAGCGTCGTTGTTCTGATCTTGGGTGTGCCGTTGATGATCGCGCCGTGGTTGGGCGTGTGGGTCGGCGCGAGAATCGTCGGTGTGATTCATCTTGCCCAGATGGGCAGACTGGCGGTCGTCGCAGTCAATCTTTACGCGGCCTATATCCTGATCTCCGGCCTGTCGATCTGCCTCTCGGCGGTATTCGAACGACGGACCTCGGCGCTGATCGCCTGCTTTGTGATTGTGTTCTATTCGGCTGTGCTCAATCTGCTTGTCGCATTCTGGCCTGCCGCGCAGAAAATTGCCTTCACAGGCTTCTTCTATTACTTCGCGCCCCTGCGAGTGGTGCTCAATTCGACTTTTCCGGCAGGTGACATTTCCGTGCTTTGCTGCGCCGGCCTGCTTTTCTGGTTGACCGGGCTGGTCTGCTTCTGTCGCAGGGACATTCATGTGACCTGATCGCAAGGAGTCGTCGCTTGGCGGCGTCACATCGCGGGCTGCGATGACAACTCCCTCATCAATTCCGGCATCATCGACTTGAACAGCGGAATCAGCGAAAAGTTGATTCCATTGAAGAGCGCGTGCGCGAGGATCGCAGGCCAGATGGTCCGTGTCCAGAGTGCCACCAACGAGAACACCAGCCCGAGCCCCGCCGTTTGAAAAATCGAAATCGTTCCCTGATAGCTGTGCAGAAGTCCGAACACCGCCGCACAAAGAATCACGCCGGCCGTTCGTGATCGAAACAGCGCGATGAATCTCGGCATCGCGAATCCGCGAAACAGCAACTCTTCATGAATGCCCGTGAACAAGCCGAAGAGTGCGAACGTTGCGAGCGTTGGGCTTGGCGCCATCGCGAAGAATTCCTCTCGTTCGGCTGCAATCTCCTCGATGCTCAATCCGCCTCCGATCGAATGTGAGACGACCGCATAGAGCAAAGCCATCAGGATCATCGCAATATAGCAGGCCGGAATGGCCGCGAGCCATGCACCGATGATCAGCCCGGGTGACGCGGATCGGATGCCGATGCTGCTCAACGATTGCTTTCGAATCAGCAGGATGATTCCGATGATCAGCAGCGACGCCACGCCGAGCGCCGTGTTGATTAACAGAATGCCTTGATCCGGCCAGCGATTGACAAGCCAGTCAACGGCGCGACCGACAAAAGATTCGGCCAGCAGCAGGGCCAGCGTCACCAGCAACAGGTCCAGGGCCGCATCGTAGGCTCTCATGCGAACAATCGGATAGCAGGACGATTCGGCGCGTGGCGTGGCTGTCGGCAGCGCGATGGCGGTCGGGGCGGGGCTGAGCGTGATATCTTGGGCGGACGACATCGGCGCCGAATCGCTTTGCGATTCATGGTCGCTGCCGCGGCCCGGAGAGGGTGTGTCGAGAGTCATGTCGGCCCCTTTCGATTCGGCGTTCGAGCAGGAGCGTACGATGATCTGAGGTGGCCGACAACCTGGGAATCATCCCAGCCATGCCTCAGATTCAGTCGTTTGAAGTTTCAACTGCCGTTCAACCATCTCGCGGTATCGATCTTCGTTTGACATGAGTTCGGCATGCGTACCTGTCTCGACGATTCGTCCGTCCTCAATCACAACGATGACATCGGCATGCTTCACGGTGGAGAGCCGATGTGCGATCACGAAGGTCGTTCGATCAGCGATCAGGTCCTCCATCCCCGCTTGAATCAGTTCTTCGCTCTCTGTGTCGAGGCTGCTGGTCGCCTCATCCAGAATCAGAATCTGCGGATCGGCCAGAAACGCCCGCGCCAGGCTCACGCGCTGTGCCTGTCCGCCGGAGAGCTTGACGCCTCGCTCGCCCACAATGGTCTCAAAGCCGTCAGGAAGCTGTGTAATGAAGTCATGCGCGTTGGCTCGGCGTGCGGCGTTGATGATTTGCCCGTGTGTAAAGTCGTGTCGCCCAAAAGCGATGTTCTCCGCGACCGTACCGTCGAACAGAAAGACATCCTGCGTGACAATTCCGAGCAGCCGGCGATATGACTCCAGCTTGATTTCCCGCAGGTCAATGCCGTTAAGGCGAATGACGCCCGAAGTTGGATCGTGGAACCTCGCCACCAGGTTCGTGAGGGTCGTCTTTCCCGCGCCGCTGGGGCCGACCAGCGCGATCATCTGCCCGGCGCGCACCCGCAGGTTGATGCCGCGAAGAATGGGCCGATCGGCGCGATAGTGGAAATGCACGTCCTCGAATTCCAGTGTGCACACCGGCCGCGTCGCCTCCTTCGCTTCCGGGCGGTCGGGCTTGTCGATCGGTTTCCGCAATGTGTCGAACACGCGTTCCATGGCGGCAAGCGCCTGCTGCGTCTGACCATACGATTCCACAATCGCCGATACCGGCTGAAGAATCATCGCCAGGTACATCTGAAAGGCGATGATGCCGCCGATCGTCACCTTTCCCGCAAGATATTGCGTCCCGCCGTACCAGATGACAATCAGACTCATCGCCGGAATGAGCAAGCCCCAGCCGAGACTGACGACCAGTTCGAACATCCGTGCGAGGAGCTGCTTGCGGATGACCGAGTGGTGACCAACCGCATAATCGCGCATTTCAGATCGCTCGCGAGCGAACGCGCGCACGATGCGTATTCCGCCAAATGTCTCTGCGACCCGGCCGTCGATCCGGGCGCGATCATCCCGCATCGCTCGGTAGATCGGTCGAATCCGTCGAAGGTAAATGATATTGATTAGCACCAGCGGCGGAATGATCGCCATCGCCGCAAGCGCCATTCGGAAGTTTATATAAAACAGCATCCCGACGGTCATCATGACCTTGATCAGCGCGATGCCGGGGCTGATCACCGCGATCATCAGCATGCCGGAAAGCTGATCGACGTCGCCCGAAAGTCGCGAGACGATGCCGCCGGTCTTCATGTCAGTGATATCCGACAG
This portion of the Phycisphaerae bacterium genome encodes:
- a CDS encoding amidohydrolase encodes the protein MKTPSRAAIITLVGLIMPSGCSPRPDYHPESGAIADPDGDLLVINARIWTADELQKSATAMLVREGVFIHVGDESSARSKTRQGARIIDAGGRIVIPGLIDSHLHLIDGGLQLSRLNLRDVPDRPAFIEAVRRRATETPPGRWIQGGRWSTESWPDPTQPNKEWIDAVTPDNPALLSRMDGHAALANRIALDKAGIDLHGPEDPPGGQIERDPATGEPTGILKDTAIELVRRQIPELTDTELDAGLVAAMKHANEHGITCVHTMSGFSHLAVFDRARERGALTLRIRQYISEDQWQDFIGRAKAHRNDDWVRVAGFKAYADGSLGSRTAFMKSPYADNSAERPDWRGLVIALGDSAALTSACVEIMRHSFAPAIHAIGDEANAAILRTYSTALRQVRDTGSVGGPPPMPRIEHAQHLLPESIPEFAAYGVVASMQPLHKADDARYAEKAIGVDRCKTSYAFRSLIDAGAVVAFGSDWPVVSLDPFSGVRAAVTGLSLDRRLFVPEQNITVDEALICYTRNAACAAGDVATLGMIREGLLADFLILDFDPFTIDPAKINRFRGETFVAGRRVAQTSNTTEPTRVISWNGDKSPQNGR
- a CDS encoding ABC transporter ATP-binding protein; its protein translation is MTKRYGAHRALDELALRVTAGSMFGFLGPNGAGKTTSLRILVGLLRASSGKARVFGLDAWRASTKICERVGYLPGDVRFPQHMTGAAFLNFCNAMRGGHCTAEIERLRGRFELNLNRRIREYSRGMKQKLGLIQAMMHGPELLILDEPTTGLDPLMQQALYDELRAVTSQGRTVLFSSHTLSEVEELCDRVAIIRSGRLIEDSTIDMLKARALRHVELRLKAGGKSADLVAPPGGLGKLVWRNGSATGTWQGEIQPLLSWLSAIGVADVTIGAPDLEDLFAAYYRDDLIQSQ
- a CDS encoding class I SAM-dependent methyltransferase; the encoded protein is MLSKIRNLSALYRSKGFAATRNYVWERVASAWNERHLGIETTRIVEKAEMNIDNAEFAHYIPMTFGSLRRCLARVTIRPDEDVFIDYGCGKGRIVVVAATMPFRRVLGVEISPQLAKIAERNVSSAARRLACRDVRIIVHDATTYEVPDELTFAFFFNPFTEGLFSQVLARLRESLDRRPRRFTLIYGNANDGVRQLLHATPWLIPREEYFDWAMPATWSRMMILENKTN
- a CDS encoding CPBP family intramembrane metalloprotease, whose product is MSSAQDITLSPAPTAIALPTATPRAESSCYPIVRMRAYDAALDLLLVTLALLLAESFVGRAVDWLVNRWPDQGILLINTALGVASLLIIGIILLIRKQSLSSIGIRSASPGLIIGAWLAAIPACYIAMILMALLYAVVSHSIGGGLSIEEIAAEREEFFAMAPSPTLATFALFGLFTGIHEELLFRGFAMPRFIALFRSRTAGVILCAAVFGLLHSYQGTISIFQTAGLGLVFSLVALWTRTIWPAILAHALFNGINFSLIPLFKSMMPELMRELSSQPAM
- a CDS encoding ABC transporter ATP-binding protein; this translates as MKRSSRNDFNEFRTKYRKGYEAEPTLESGSPTAPSATPSTDESRSRAAIDRKSKRRNYLREYLSWVRPYTSQIVFVLVLAVISAALSMVLPFGTNYAVDTILQQNRDAAALTRFGLAMMAVTVVQMSVFIYRQWRATLLNARIVVRLRQHLYEHILKLPLSDITDMKTGGIVSRLSGDVDQLSGMLMIAVISPGIALIKVMMTVGMLFYINFRMALAAMAIIPPLVLINIIYLRRIRPIYRAMRDDRARIDGRVAETFGGIRIVRAFARERSEMRDYAVGHHSVIRKQLLARMFELVVSLGWGLLIPAMSLIVIWYGGTQYLAGKVTIGGIIAFQMYLAMILQPVSAIVESYGQTQQALAAMERVFDTLRKPIDKPDRPEAKEATRPVCTLEFEDVHFHYRADRPILRGINLRVRAGQMIALVGPSGAGKTTLTNLVARFHDPTSGVIRLNGIDLREIKLESYRRLLGIVTQDVFLFDGTVAENIAFGRHDFTHGQIINAARRANAHDFITQLPDGFETIVGERGVKLSGGQAQRVSLARAFLADPQILILDEATSSLDTESEELIQAGMEDLIADRTTFVIAHRLSTVKHADVIVVIEDGRIVETGTHAELMSNEDRYREMVERQLKLQTTESEAWLG